The proteins below are encoded in one region of Prevotella melaninogenica ATCC 25845:
- a CDS encoding DUF4145 domain-containing protein — translation MNQKYVTPARDKDAFTCPHCHTLSLMKFRWHRHDEDVHFVTQRVGYGEYLNQLFIARCVNCGKKIIWINDDYIYPDIVAEDPNVDMPESVKQLYNEAGTIYNKSPRAACALLRLAIDRLCNELGETDRDINKNIGVLVKKGLPQAVQQALDVVRVVGNKAVHPGVISFDVDDKGTATMLMRLLNIITERMITEPKEIESLYEGLPETVKESVTKRDK, via the coding sequence ATGAATCAGAAATATGTAACTCCGGCACGTGATAAGGACGCATTTACGTGTCCGCATTGTCATACGCTATCTTTAATGAAATTTAGATGGCATAGACATGATGAAGATGTTCATTTTGTTACTCAAAGAGTGGGATATGGTGAATATTTGAACCAACTTTTCATTGCAAGATGTGTGAACTGTGGAAAGAAGATAATCTGGATAAATGATGATTACATTTATCCAGACATCGTTGCAGAGGATCCTAACGTTGATATGCCAGAAAGCGTGAAACAGCTATATAACGAAGCAGGAACGATTTACAATAAGTCTCCAAGGGCAGCCTGCGCACTATTGCGATTGGCAATAGACAGATTGTGTAATGAATTGGGAGAAACAGATCGGGATATAAATAAAAATATAGGTGTCCTTGTTAAGAAAGGGCTACCACAAGCAGTTCAGCAAGCGTTAGACGTTGTACGCGTTGTAGGTAACAAGGCTGTCCACCCAGGTGTTATTTCATTTGATGTTGATGATAAAGGAACAGCAACCATGCTTATGCGCCTTCTGAATATCATTACCGAGCGCATGATTACCGAACCAAAAGAGATAGAGTCCTTATACGAAGGACTCCCCGAAACGGTGAAAGAATCCGTAACTAAAAGAGATAAGTAA
- the rhuM gene encoding RhuM family protein — translation MEADNNDNMLIYQSADGNIKIDVRFEKETVWLSQAQMCVLFGRERSVITKHINNIFEEGELDENSNVQNLHIASSDKPVKFYNLDVIISVGYRVKSQQGTQFRIWATQRLKEYIIKGFALNDERFKTGSSYNYFKELLDRIRDIRLSEKVFYQQIKDIYKTSIDYNPSAEMTLAFFKEIQNKLLWAVSGKTAAELMYYRANASQPMMGLTSTEKEGKVTKNDVLIGKNYLNEKEISQLKLIVEQFLAYAEAQALAEKPMFMRDWIQKLRLVLTMNEKNILEHAGKISHKVAVDKATKEYVAYKEQQRQIEHFDSIKQLDQDLKRIAPRKSNKTKKDDRENNQ, via the coding sequence ATGGAAGCAGACAACAACGACAATATGCTCATATACCAGTCGGCAGATGGAAATATAAAGATAGATGTTCGGTTTGAAAAAGAGACGGTGTGGCTGTCACAGGCACAGATGTGCGTACTTTTTGGTCGTGAGCGTAGTGTTATCACCAAGCATATAAACAATATTTTTGAAGAAGGAGAGCTTGATGAGAATAGCAATGTGCAAAATTTGCACATTGCAAGTTCCGATAAACCTGTAAAATTCTATAACCTTGATGTAATCATCTCTGTAGGTTATCGGGTGAAGTCACAGCAAGGCACGCAGTTCCGTATTTGGGCTACTCAGCGACTAAAGGAATATATCATCAAAGGCTTTGCACTAAACGATGAGCGATTCAAAACCGGTTCATCTTACAATTATTTCAAAGAACTCTTAGACCGCATTCGTGACATACGCCTTTCTGAGAAGGTTTTTTATCAGCAGATAAAGGATATATACAAAACAAGTATCGACTATAACCCATCTGCTGAAATGACATTGGCTTTCTTCAAGGAAATACAGAACAAACTGCTTTGGGCTGTCAGCGGAAAGACTGCTGCTGAACTTATGTATTATCGTGCCAACGCTTCACAGCCTATGATGGGACTTACTTCTACGGAAAAAGAAGGAAAAGTTACCAAGAATGATGTCTTGATTGGTAAGAACTACCTGAATGAGAAAGAGATTAGCCAACTAAAACTTATCGTAGAACAGTTCCTTGCCTATGCTGAGGCACAGGCATTAGCGGAAAAACCAATGTTCATGCGCGACTGGATACAGAAACTGCGACTTGTACTCACCATGAATGAGAAGAATATTCTTGAACACGCAGGTAAGATTTCTCACAAGGTGGCTGTAGATAAAGCTACAAAAGAATATGTTGCTTATAAAGAACAACAACGGCAAATAGAACACTTTGATAGTATTAAACAACTCGATCAAGACCTAAAGCGTATTGCACCACGAAAGAGCAATAAAACGAAAAAAGACGACAGAGAGAATAATCAATGA
- a CDS encoding ATP-binding protein: MSKLTIEHLKTLRESEDKVEFKRAAQGYFAYDGGSKPNPKDRRKCILGYVTALCNEGGGYLVLGMEDAYPHQVVGTKQNKGAIGELESNIYRDTSIRPSIYELYEDETTKEGRVLVIDVPERPIGKLFRFEDVPLMRVGEELKPMSDEEIFKILQEQEPDFSSEICSTVSINDLDTEAIRILKQKYATKQKNPNFLTLPDEQVLSDLQLMKEGKVTYAALILVGKREKLIELLPQASVILEYRKSENLVPYDNRYTYSEPFYKMIDMLWHDINLRNDKIDVNDNSYIFNIPFFNEDVIREAINNAIAHRDYRRTSETVIKQYPQKLIVMNAGGFPLGVSIDNLLRVQSTPRNRLLADVLEKTGVVERSGQGIDKIFKNTLSEGKDSPDYSHSDSFRVELHLSAVIKDKAFAMFLESEQRDLAEEDRLSVFDVISLNEVRQGKSQSVEKDSIEKLLSCGLIEKRGRTRGTYYILSKSYYEFSGQEGEYSQKDDWGINQVMSVIMPHLTKFGKAKMKDFAKLLDGHLTRRQVRTVIDKLVAYQLLIKEGEGASTTYKIAEKYIKNSALVARAFDLGIKEMKKRGEI; the protein is encoded by the coding sequence ATGAGTAAACTCACAATAGAACACTTGAAAACTCTGAGAGAGTCTGAAGATAAGGTTGAATTTAAGCGGGCTGCACAAGGCTATTTCGCTTATGATGGTGGCTCTAAACCCAATCCTAAGGACAGAAGAAAGTGTATCTTAGGTTATGTTACTGCTCTTTGTAATGAAGGTGGTGGATATTTAGTGCTTGGAATGGAAGATGCCTATCCACATCAGGTGGTGGGTACAAAACAGAATAAAGGGGCTATTGGAGAATTGGAAAGCAATATTTATAGAGATACATCAATCCGCCCGAGTATTTATGAACTCTATGAAGATGAAACTACGAAGGAAGGACGTGTATTAGTGATAGATGTTCCAGAACGACCTATCGGAAAGCTTTTTAGATTTGAAGATGTCCCATTGATGCGAGTCGGAGAAGAATTGAAGCCTATGTCTGATGAGGAAATCTTTAAGATTCTACAGGAACAAGAACCAGACTTTTCTTCCGAGATATGTAGCACGGTTTCCATTAATGATTTGGATACAGAAGCGATTCGGATTCTGAAACAGAAGTATGCAACAAAACAGAAAAATCCTAATTTCTTAACACTACCTGACGAGCAGGTCTTAAGTGACTTGCAACTTATGAAAGAAGGTAAAGTTACTTATGCAGCATTGATTCTTGTTGGCAAACGAGAGAAACTCATTGAATTATTACCCCAGGCCTCCGTAATATTGGAATATCGTAAATCCGAGAACTTGGTTCCATATGACAATAGGTATACTTACAGTGAACCATTCTATAAAATGATAGACATGCTATGGCATGATATTAATTTGAGGAATGACAAGATTGATGTGAATGATAATTCCTATATATTCAATATTCCCTTCTTTAATGAAGATGTGATTCGTGAAGCCATTAATAATGCTATTGCTCATAGAGACTACAGGCGTACAAGCGAAACTGTAATTAAGCAATACCCACAAAAATTAATTGTAATGAATGCTGGAGGTTTCCCTTTAGGTGTAAGTATTGATAATTTATTAAGAGTTCAAAGTACTCCAAGAAACAGACTGTTGGCAGACGTGTTAGAAAAAACAGGTGTTGTGGAACGATCGGGGCAAGGTATAGATAAAATATTTAAGAACACATTGTCAGAAGGAAAAGATAGCCCAGATTATTCTCATAGTGACTCTTTCCGAGTGGAGTTGCATCTTTCAGCGGTCATCAAGGATAAGGCTTTTGCAATGTTTTTAGAATCGGAACAAAGAGATTTAGCAGAAGAAGATAGACTATCCGTTTTTGACGTGATATCCTTAAATGAAGTAAGACAAGGAAAATCGCAGAGCGTTGAAAAAGATAGTATAGAGAAATTATTAAGTTGCGGACTAATAGAGAAACGTGGCAGGACAAGAGGTACATACTATATTTTATCTAAAAGCTATTACGAATTTAGCGGTCAAGAAGGAGAATACAGCCAAAAAGACGACTGGGGAATAAATCAAGTAATGTCGGTAATCATGCCTCACCTTACAAAGTTTGGTAAAGCCAAAATGAAGGACTTTGCAAAGTTATTAGATGGTCATCTGACACGTCGTCAAGTAAGGACTGTTATTGATAAATTAGTTGCTTATCAACTCTTAATCAAAGAAGGAGAGGGGGCTTCTACCACATATAAGATAGCAGAAAAATATATTAAAAACTCAGCTTTGGTTGCTCGTGCCTTTGATTTAGGAATAAAAGAAATGAAAAAACGCGGGGAGATATGA
- a CDS encoding mannose-1-phosphate guanylyltransferase — protein MTTKQNNYCVILAGGKGRRLWPCSRDKYPKQFIDFFGVGRTQLQQTFDRFANILPKENIYINTSCDYLDLVREQLPEVAADHIMAEPIHRNTAPSVAWAVHRIMMFDPKANIIISPSDHNIVNDDAFFRNIKEGLSFVEKNDAILTMGVSPTRPEPGYGYIQKGVYTGNGDIYKVQAFTEKPDREFAQMFMDSKEWCWNTGLFLSNTNYLRQCLYGFLPSVLREGEMSSKITTIEDEEAFIHDNFPRYPNISLDYGILEKSENVYVMRCDFGWADLGTWHGVYESLSKRDGDNVVIDSDVILEDAANNIIKLSKGKLGVINGLDGYIIAEKDNVLLICKKEDSSALVRKYVNEVQIKKGEEFV, from the coding sequence ATGACTACGAAACAGAACAACTATTGCGTAATTCTTGCCGGTGGCAAGGGACGAAGACTATGGCCCTGCAGTAGAGATAAGTATCCAAAGCAATTTATAGACTTCTTTGGCGTGGGTCGTACTCAGCTTCAACAAACATTTGACCGCTTTGCAAATATTCTTCCAAAAGAGAACATTTATATTAATACCAGCTGTGATTATCTTGACCTTGTCAGAGAGCAGTTGCCTGAAGTGGCGGCTGACCATATCATGGCTGAGCCAATACACAGAAACACTGCGCCAAGTGTTGCATGGGCAGTGCATCGTATCATGATGTTTGATCCCAAAGCGAACATCATTATATCACCTTCTGATCATAACATTGTTAATGATGATGCTTTCTTCCGTAATATAAAAGAGGGATTATCGTTCGTTGAGAAGAATGATGCTATACTGACGATGGGGGTTAGCCCTACCCGACCAGAACCTGGATACGGATATATTCAGAAGGGCGTCTACACTGGTAATGGCGATATATATAAGGTGCAAGCCTTTACAGAAAAGCCAGACCGAGAATTTGCACAAATGTTCATGGACAGTAAGGAGTGGTGTTGGAATACAGGTCTCTTCCTCTCTAACACAAACTACCTTCGTCAATGTCTCTATGGCTTCCTCCCTTCTGTTTTACGTGAAGGTGAAATGAGCAGTAAGATAACAACGATAGAGGATGAAGAGGCTTTCATACATGATAATTTCCCACGCTATCCTAACATTTCATTAGATTATGGCATCTTAGAGAAGTCGGAGAATGTTTATGTAATGAGGTGCGACTTTGGTTGGGCAGACCTTGGAACGTGGCATGGTGTTTATGAGTCTCTAAGCAAGCGGGATGGCGACAATGTTGTCATTGACTCGGATGTTATCCTTGAAGATGCTGCAAATAATATCATAAAGCTCTCCAAAGGCAAATTAGGTGTCATCAACGGACTTGATGGCTATATCATTGCAGAAAAGGACAATGTATTACTTATCTGTAAGAAAGAAGACTCTTCTGCATTGGTAAGGAAATATGTGAATGAAGTACAGATAAAGAAGGGAGAAGAGTTTGTATAA
- a CDS encoding DNA-processing protein DprA: protein MIVTTEYLGNQELLKQQKTAFLASSNIATETVLQVYDWATEMRSRGDCIISGFNSKLEQDVLHFLLKGSQPIILVIARKMYKTIPTHLQTAIKQNRLLIISISNSTRQSKATALERNKYICHLAEKILFAGVTEQSSLYTLQYTENNKAKLITL, encoded by the coding sequence ATGATAGTCACCACCGAATATCTTGGCAATCAGGAACTGCTGAAACAACAAAAGACAGCTTTCCTCGCATCAAGCAATATCGCTACCGAAACGGTGTTGCAAGTATATGATTGGGCTACGGAAATGCGTAGTCGGGGAGACTGTATCATCAGTGGCTTTAATAGTAAATTAGAACAAGATGTTCTGCATTTCTTATTAAAAGGAAGTCAACCCATCATTCTCGTAATAGCGAGAAAGATGTATAAAACTATTCCTACACATCTACAAACAGCCATAAAGCAAAACCGTCTGTTAATTATCTCTATCAGTAATTCTACTCGACAATCAAAGGCAACAGCATTGGAAAGAAATAAATATATTTGTCATCTTGCAGAAAAGATTTTATTTGCTGGCGTAACAGAGCAAAGCAGCCTTTACACACTTCAATATACAGAAAATAACAAAGCGAAACTCATTACGCTATAG